In the Aulosira sp. FACHB-615 genome, one interval contains:
- a CDS encoding low molecular weight protein tyrosine phosphatase family protein, which translates to MKKILFICSQNRLRSPTAEVVFAEYEGLETDSAGLDHYAEVPVSTEAIEWADIIFVMEQSHKRKLTKNFQPFLKNKKIICLDIPDDFEYMEPTLIEILKKKVLPLLGTY; encoded by the coding sequence ATGAAAAAAATATTATTTATCTGTAGCCAAAATAGATTACGGAGTCCTACGGCTGAGGTAGTATTTGCAGAATATGAAGGACTAGAAACTGACTCAGCAGGATTAGACCATTACGCTGAAGTTCCAGTTTCAACAGAAGCAATTGAATGGGCTGATATTATTTTTGTGATGGAACAGTCCCATAAACGCAAGTTAACAAAAAACTTTCAACCTTTTCTTAAAAATAAGAAAATCATCTGTTTAGATATTCCAGATGATTTTGAATATATGGAACCAACTTTAATTGAGATATTAAAGAAAAAGGTACTTCCCCTTTTAGGAACCTATTAA
- a CDS encoding PEP-CTERM sorting domain-containing protein (PEP-CTERM proteins occur, often in large numbers, in the proteomes of bacteria that also encode an exosortase, a predicted intramembrane cysteine proteinase. The presence of a PEP-CTERM domain at a protein's C-terminus predicts cleavage within the sorting domain, followed by covalent anchoring to some some component of the (usually Gram-negative) cell surface. Many PEP-CTERM proteins exhibit an unusual sequence composition that includes large numbers of potential glycosylation sites. Expression of one such protein has been shown restore the ability of a bacterium to form floc, a type of biofilm.), with product MLKIDRLTTKIKNLAIVSGSAVFMTLGINTSAMAAILYDVTDLDSRFFAMDINDHGQVVGSYNNQAVVWSQKDGLVELGNFTGGNYSNARAINNNGQVVGISSTPYSTNVAVLWDSNGNITDISSDVNAYYGVAVDSTPYDINDHGQVIVEHNIGTSILWSQDTSVVEIAPIQLEPFAYRINNHGQIVGSAQGGAFLWSQETGLTLFNLLPGEDRYLPTGINHVGQVIFFWEKDAITRGFLWSQESGIVDISFLDDSTYIYPNAINDSGQVVGDSSNGAFFWSESTGIFDLDTLTDPSLGWDFYSAIAINNKGQILAQGDNGKSYGYVLLTPRNAEPVPEPITMGGTLLAGIGLAYLRRQRRLRSSQVTES from the coding sequence ATGTTGAAAATCGACAGATTAACAACAAAAATCAAAAATCTAGCGATTGTGAGTGGTAGCGCCGTATTCATGACATTGGGGATTAATACCTCTGCAATGGCAGCAATTTTGTATGATGTGACTGACCTTGATTCAAGATTTTTCGCTATGGATATCAACGATCATGGTCAAGTAGTTGGTAGTTACAATAATCAGGCTGTTGTTTGGAGCCAAAAGGATGGATTGGTTGAGTTAGGTAATTTTACTGGAGGAAATTATAGTAATGCCAGGGCTATTAATAACAATGGTCAAGTAGTAGGCATCTCTTCTACTCCTTATTCTACCAATGTGGCTGTGTTGTGGGATAGTAATGGGAATATCACTGATATTAGTTCTGATGTAAATGCCTATTACGGTGTTGCTGTTGATAGTACTCCCTACGATATCAATGATCATGGTCAGGTGATTGTAGAACACAACATAGGGACTAGTATCTTGTGGAGCCAAGACACTAGTGTAGTAGAAATCGCACCAATACAGCTAGAGCCTTTTGCCTATCGAATAAACAATCATGGTCAGATAGTAGGTTCAGCACAAGGTGGTGCTTTTTTGTGGAGTCAAGAAACAGGATTGACTTTGTTTAACCTCCTTCCAGGTGAAGATAGATATTTACCTACAGGTATCAACCATGTTGGACAAGTCATATTTTTTTGGGAAAAAGATGCAATTACCAGAGGTTTTTTATGGAGTCAAGAAAGCGGTATAGTTGATATCAGCTTTTTAGACGATAGTACCTATATTTACCCCAATGCCATTAATGATTCTGGCCAAGTAGTTGGAGATAGTAGTAATGGTGCTTTTTTCTGGAGCGAAAGTACAGGAATATTTGACTTAGATACTCTCACAGATCCCAGTTTAGGATGGGACTTTTACTCTGCGATCGCCATTAATAATAAAGGACAAATTCTAGCTCAAGGTGATAATGGTAAGAGCTACGGTTATGTCTTGCTAACTCCTAGAAATGCGGAACCTGTACCAGAACCAATCACAATGGGGGGTACATTGTTAGCAGGAATTGGTTTAGCTTATTTGCGTCGTCAACGTCGGTTGCGTTCTTCTCAAGTTACAGAATCATAA
- a CDS encoding AbfB domain-containing protein — MKFNWLKKLLSVSTLGFSIWGILLISASSVQSQNSNEAVSFRSYNFSDRYIRHKNFVGYIEPIGDELGRKDATFKIVPGLANNKCSSFESVNFPGHFLRHENFQIKLSRRINQQLFREDATFCIKNRLFGDNPHSSSFESLNFPAHYIRHKNFELWLESSDGSDLFRQDATFIITNPLYR; from the coding sequence ATGAAATTTAACTGGCTAAAAAAATTATTGAGTGTTTCAACTTTAGGTTTCTCAATTTGGGGAATCTTGCTGATATCAGCTTCATCAGTGCAGTCTCAAAACAGCAATGAAGCGGTTTCTTTTAGGTCGTATAATTTCAGCGATCGCTATATTCGCCACAAAAATTTCGTAGGTTATATAGAGCCAATTGGTGATGAACTTGGAAGAAAAGATGCAACCTTTAAAATAGTTCCAGGATTAGCAAATAACAAATGTAGCTCATTTGAATCTGTTAACTTTCCAGGTCACTTCTTAAGACACGAAAATTTCCAGATCAAGTTGTCCAGGAGAATCAATCAGCAGTTATTTAGAGAAGATGCTACCTTTTGCATTAAGAATAGACTATTTGGGGATAATCCTCATAGTAGTTCATTTGAATCTCTAAACTTTCCTGCACACTACATCCGCCACAAAAATTTTGAGTTGTGGTTAGAATCATCAGATGGTAGTGATTTATTCAGACAGGATGCAACTTTTATCATCACCAATCCACTCTATCGGTAA
- a CDS encoding RNA methyltransferase, which yields MALTGVRIVLVEPAGPINVGAIARVMKNFGLYNLILVNPQCDPRSPEAMKMAVHAKDILESALEVATLPEALQGCVRAIATTARVRDWGTPLETPRTALPWLLAEPDKPSALIFGREDRGLSNEELNYAQRFIRIPTSEVYPSLNLATAVGICCYELAQQVEIAQPQISQPTELAPFELVEAYYQQLESLLLDIGYLYPHTAASRMEKFRQLYNRARLTTNEVAMLRGIFRQVEWVLNNRNDDENL from the coding sequence ATGGCATTAACTGGGGTCAGGATTGTGTTGGTAGAACCAGCTGGCCCAATTAATGTGGGTGCGATCGCTCGTGTGATGAAAAATTTTGGTTTGTACAACCTCATATTAGTTAACCCCCAATGTGACCCGCGATCGCCAGAAGCAATGAAAATGGCTGTCCATGCCAAGGATATTTTAGAATCTGCCCTAGAAGTAGCAACTTTACCAGAGGCTTTGCAAGGATGCGTCAGAGCGATCGCCACTACTGCGCGTGTGCGTGATTGGGGAACACCATTAGAAACACCCCGTACCGCCTTACCTTGGTTACTCGCAGAACCAGACAAACCCTCGGCGTTGATTTTTGGCAGAGAAGACCGGGGATTAAGTAATGAAGAATTGAATTATGCCCAGCGATTTATCCGCATTCCCACCAGTGAGGTATATCCCTCATTAAATTTAGCCACGGCTGTCGGAATTTGTTGTTATGAACTGGCGCAACAGGTAGAAATCGCCCAACCGCAGATCAGTCAACCAACAGAATTAGCACCTTTTGAACTGGTAGAAGCCTACTACCAACAATTAGAATCCCTACTGTTAGATATTGGTTATCTCTATCCCCATACAGCCGCGAGTCGGATGGAGAAATTTCGCCAACTATATAATCGCGCCCGACTGACAACTAATGAAGTGGCAATGCTGCGGGGGATTTTTCGGCAAGTAGAGTGGGTGCTAAACAATCGTAATGATGATGAAAACTTATGA